A segment of the Populus nigra chromosome 12, ddPopNigr1.1, whole genome shotgun sequence genome:
atacGTTAACTTGCGTTGACCGTCCCAACTTGTGACCTGGACCTTGTCTCGGGTCGACCCCCGAGTGTTaggttttataactatgataataatcattttattcataCGTTGACTTAGGTTActtaacccgggttaaccctTTCAATCCGTAACCCAGTTCTTGTCCTGGATATTGACcccaagttaaattttaaaactatgttaataattatttttatccaccTGATAGTATTTTGAAATGGTTttggacaaaaacaaaaaaattttatactgtacaaaaatacacaaaataacttcacaaaaacattatcttatttattctatttttatccAGCGTACCAACCACTACCTCATGCTCCTGTTTTAGTTGtatcttatatatattattttgggtTTTCTCTCAAAGTAATTAacatatttatgaaaaatcctTGAGGACCTCTATGCAGGAATAGCTTCCAGATTAGAACTTTAATTACCATACATGTTCTCACTTGGCTGCGAAATACGTTGAATTACACCACTAATGATCTCTGTTTCTAGTTACCCCACACCACTTCCATTCATGTTGTTGCTGTTATTCTGTTTCTATAACGCCCTCCAATGAGTTCTCTATATCACAGTTCAATTGACCTCTTTCCTTGATTCTCAAATCTCAGTTCCTACAGTGACTGATGAAACATGGCAGTCACTTGTCATCGAGGCTGATGGCCCCGTGATGGTCGAGTTTTGGGCTCCATGGTGTGGACCCTGCCGAATAATCCATCCAGTGATAGCTGAACTATCGACAGAATATGGTGGGAAGCTCAAGTGCTTCATGTTGAATACCGATGAAAGTCCTTCTACTGTAACCAAGTACGGAATTCGAAGCATTCCAACAATCATCATCTTCAAGAATGGGGAGAAGAAAGATGCAATCATTGGTGCCGTGCCCAAAACCACACTAATTTCCAATATTAAGAAATTCTTATAGAGGAAGCTGGTAACAGAATTCCTTTGAAAGAATTCAACTTTTTATTATGTTTCCAAGTCCGTTTCTTTTTCTGAATTGTGAATAAAATCTACCTCCCAGCTGTGTGCTTacttctttgtaatttttggcTGAGGTTTGCTTCCTGAAAGTGCTAGTTGGTTTGACCAACCAAGCAAGTTTGTCAATGCATGGTTTGAAAATGAGAGCTGATTAGACCTGGCGTGGACCAAATCCAGCCTTCATTTGCTGCACCAAGTACTGgcttttcatgttttcttccaATCTAGAACTTTTGAATTCTTGACTCAAGGAATGGTATTGGTATGGAGCCCATACGTCCACTTTGAGCGGTGGTTGAAAGGATTCACCATTGCTTTACAGTGCAGGAAGAAACTAAGGGTTGTCTGAGCACCAAAGGCATCTTGTGAGAAAATTCTGTGGTGATAGAACTGGCCTACAAGTCAGTCCACCATTCTCCAAACATGTAGAAAGTATAGTAAAAAAATGAACAGGAGATGCGATGGCTCCTTGATAAAAGAGATGCAGTGAATATAGATAATCAACCACCACTACTcgtatttattaagaaaattattccATCGAGAaggggattattttatttatacataggaatctggatattttttttgcatgattGCTTGTAGGGtcataaataatatcaattcTTTGTGGATACACtaatcattttataaatattgctGGTtggactggaaaaaaaaatctagattgttGGATCATGCATGGGTTTAATTTATTAGTTATTgggttgattatttttaataaaataataatatttttttttatgagatatcAATTCATTGGAGTTtggattggattaattagatatTTAAAAGTTCTATTGTATTAATTGAGTTtgatcatattaatattttaaattagattattaGCCTCAAGTtctgatattaataataattaaactattAACTTTGAGAGGTGTAGTTCAACTAGTCAGATTCTAAATTTATTCTCTAGAAGTTACTAGTTTgagtctcacaaacctcaggtcactggaggcttacatggtcgttaacttcagagctcgtaggattagtcgaggtgcacccAAGCTGACctgaacacccacgttaataaaaaataataattattaaactataATAGATTGtgtaaatttagtttttttttgtttaaaaaaaacccataacacATAACAGGGGTGATATTGTAAATCCCAAAACTTACTTTCTAAACCTAAACAAAAACTTAAGATGATAAAATgaagataaattaaaaggattgaaaataacttattattaatatattatacatattaataatcatttttaaaagaagaaaagtttaATGGCcagatataaattaattaattcaaagaaTAGTAACAATGACTAGAGATTCTATAGAAAttactatttaatatttttaatacgaAAATGGTAATTAGTGTTTAATTAATAcaaattagaaatgaaaaaataaataatcaatcacACTAAATGAaaccaagaataaaaaaaaataaaaattaaaacgtcaattataaaaactaacaattaattgaatcaaatcaaaatagaaaaggactataaaataattcattccAACCCTTGGaattaatgatataaaaagacATTAATAGAATGGTTGAGCAGTAATCAATCATACTTATAATcacttaaaataaacaaataataaggTGAAATAAACTAGATGACAACTAAGGGTTTTTATCAAAGAAACATATCAATTCAATAGGTTAAGTTATTAGGTGAGATTTCAAgaaatgatatatattattcCCTAATACACGTACTCAAGTGAAAACtttttgggtttgaaacttgtacatacccatattatcttgtgcttaaattttataaaataaatagagatagtgagattcaaactcgtgaccgcttggtcattaaaactttgatatcatgttaaaaaaccatttcaacccaatagtttaagttGTTATATAAGGTCtcaaaatatcatttatattattttttaacagtttttactatcaaaataaaaaacaaaaccaatagttacatgaaacaaatcaaaatagaaaaacaaagacaaaataaCCGTtggaattaataaaataaaaaattttaaaaccctTAAAAAACCAATCATTGATGTATCActctatataattaaattactgTAATGTGGCTAATTGCCCATTCATGTTCATGCTCTTgatcattgaaaataaatatatataacaataagaagaaaatggaaTTTAAACCCTGAAAATCAAACTTTAATGCATCACTTTATAATGTAATTAAGTCAGAGTAGAGagaaattatccaaaaaaaagtcAGAGTAGAGAGAAACGGGGGAGAGGCAATACTTGAAAAAGAGGCAATAcctgaaaatgaaagaaagaaaaaaaaacaaaaagaagacgAGCAATACTTGAAAGAGAggcaagagaaagaaaagggataACAATTTTAACATGTTTCCCATCTCTTATTCTATTTGCTTGAATATCTCATAAActtctatttttcaaaataaaaattgagttttctgTTTGTTTGGATCTCTCTTCTTCTCCTATTTTGTTATGGATCTCTCTTATActtcatttaaagaaaaattaattcaaatatgtTTAGCTTATATTTTGAAAGAGAGGGGTGAGAGAAGCTGATAAAAACAAGGCATCAAGATCTGACACAGTAAGATGATTGCCCACAGGCATTGATTTCTGTCCTCCATTGACGAGCAAAACTTGGTTCTTGGAGTCAACACCTCTCTCTGTTTTGAATATAGAGTACATGGAATCTGAAATTATGGAAGGTTCAATATGATGGGGTGTTTTCCCTTCCAGTTATGGTGTAGGTGTTCCCccctttataatttaaaatttacataaacttatagtttttaaaataatgtgaaaattgtttttttttttgctacaaataagaaatttaaacttaaaaactctttacaaaacaagaatattaattaataacagttgagtttcaattaattaataacagtTAGAGTTTCAACTTATTAGCTGTGAAAACTTTTATCACTTAGTTGCTCTTTGTTAGGATATTGCTATTTTGTGGCAATACTCCATCATTAAGCTTAGTGAAAGCAACACTATTGCCATAATTAGTGGCATGTTTTAAGACCTTCTTGTCCCACCATGATTGACAAGTATGCTGGAGAAGCTTATCATTGATGCTTATAAAAAAGGCATAATTTTATGAgagcaaagaagagagaaagagagtgtgTGAATAGAAtaagagagaaagggagaagagctGCAATAGAAGTGTGTGAGAGCTgagagttgagtagagtggataTAATCATTCTTCTCCAtgtatttattatattcttttttctatctttaataaaataaacttttcctGTAGATGTAAGTGATTTGGCGAatcacgtaaaatattgtgttaGTATGCTTAGCCTTCAATAAACAACTATCACAACATCACCGGTCCGTGCATAGGAGAGCTGGATTCTGAATGTTTTTTTCCGCTacaaataagaaatttaaacttaaaatctcTTCACAGAGCaaggatattaattaataacaGTTGAGTTTCAACTAATTATTAGCTGTGAAAACTTTGATCACTTCGTTGCTTTCAAGAACAAGGCACCGTCGAAGCTCAGTCAATTAAGAGATCTGAAATGACAAGCATATAGCGTTAATGAGGTCTCACATTGGTGATCACCAACTTGCTTCATGCATGGAGTCGTGTTTTTCCTTGCTTCGATGTGTAGCATGCACGCGGAATCTGCAGATTGTCAAAGTAGCAATTACAGCGGGATGCTCGTTTCTCATTTATGGTAGCTAGGTCAATGTTCATATAACCTTAAccctttcttatatatatacagTAAGTCTGCTTAATTAagacttttctttcttcctcttaATTATagaagttgaagaagaagaagaaattttgtGGCAAGCAAGAAAATTGGAAGTACGTACTACATAAACTCTTGAACAATTGCATGGGTAGGTATAGCCATGCCAGGGATTGGCAGCCACAAAAGTTGGGTTCGAAGACACTTTGCATCCCACATGGATTTGTAGCTTCAGAAATGTCACATTATTGCATCCATATACACGCATTCAAATGTTATTGATGGCCATATCTTTTCAACTTGACTTATGGCTGTGAATTAGGAGTCTTTAGTCGCCATtgcggaaaaaaaaaatctcataaacgTCACCCATGCTTGGTTTTAATTAAGacaatctttatttttgtttttgttttctaaccatgtatttaaaattttgatttattttattttaaattaaattttttttgatgtttttggatgtgctgatatcaaaactaaatttaaaaaaataaaaaaaatattatttttaaatatttttaaatgagaaacatatatattgaaaaataatatttattataatttgaaaaagaaaaatcatatttataacTTTTGTGATGTACTGGAGAgactaaataataaattgagTAATTGTCATCTTGTTGATATAAATCTAGATAAAATATGAAACATTACAAGTAAGATTATCCACAAATTTAATTTACATATCTGAATAATTGTGCACAAAATGAACTATTAATTATCACTTGAAATTCATCATCCAAACCACATCGTTTCCCAAACAAtattaaatgtaataaaatacTCATATCCAACCCCTTATTGTTACCATAATCCATTTATCTATGTAATATATGCTTGGGAATCAATTGAAGGTTTTAAATATGGCGTATCAGCTCTTTTAATTCTGATATTTCTTttcagttatatatatatatatatatgaggatCGGGTGAcatttattatattgttttgaaaataataattgcaCATATTATCATACATTATAGTATAAAAAGCTATCTAACTTTTTAAGATTCATTTGGTAACCGGTGcactacattaaaaatataatacataatcaaacataattaattttaaattctgatATGGAAATGACTCAATTAATATACTCACACTTGCAAATTTGAACAGTGAATTAATTACTCACTTTGTTTTAAATCAGTATTCTTGTAGGATCATTAGCagaattctttattttaaaaatagcttGAAGCATGAAAAATAATCACCCATCAAGCAAGAGAAACAAACGTCTTTTAGAAACAAGCGTGTTCCTAAACCACTTGATACGAAGTGcaaatttccatttttttttcttttatttatttttattaaatgggaTGATAGCTACTGGCACCGTCACAGCCACCCACAAACTCAATTATGACTCACCaaactttgaaaatattatCACCGACCAATATTGATAGCCAATAGCACCAATCGTGTTCAGCACTGGTGAAGAAAACTTGCTCCATGCAAGGAGTCAACTCCTCACAATATTGTTATAGATCTGCAGATTACATGCTTGCTGACAGCTTTAAGCACATAAGGTAATGAAGATGAGCGGTTGAATGAGTACTGGTTTCGGTGGCGCATcattgaaataagaaaataataaagaaaatggaCGGTTAACATATGATTAtccacaatttttttatataattaattcaagGCTGAAAGAGAAGCGAGAAGCAagaatcaacaacaacaacaacaaccactCAATACATACAGTTGCTTTGTAATTAAATCAAGTTTACAGGAAGTTCAAAACTCTTACCTTTTATCAGTagatttgtaattaattaattctgcAGGCAGATAATCAATAGTCAAATTGCTTATATGCTGATAATTAGTAATAGGTGATAATTAGTATACTTATAATTGTAAGCTTGTAAACTAGTagacttttagtttttattttaatccaatAAGCTTGAAGTTTTTATTACcaaaaaacttagaaaataccaaaaaatatatctattcATGTTATCTTGTCAAGGAATTCTCATGCATAGctgtaatcaaataaaaaatcatctaatGAATGTAAGTTCTTTGATCCTATACGGTTAAGTTATTTTTTGCATTCAAGTTATTTAATTACTCCTCAAGTTTAAATTTTCTGTcggaatatatataaaaatattataaaattttaaagatatcaTTACAAGTCTGGAACTATAAAtctagaattataaaaatagtttagatCCTAAGTCTAGATTTTAGATCATTAACATcctatttaatatttaactttgaagtttaaagttttttaaattaaaaaagcattaaaaaaaacccaacccaaaacaaatacattgttgatttttaattgcAATGTGCATGATTTGTAAAGAGAAATTTGAAAGAGCTTAAGTTGGAACTACtaataattaagaga
Coding sequences within it:
- the LOC133670257 gene encoding uncharacterized protein LOC133670257, with product MVSSMVLSSYPSSRLKCSLSNPQSVIMMSSPQPTVALLFPFRLGGAASFAEFRGLRIQMGSKLSTSLVSINTRRNPKVFSRIVSEAQETVVDIPTVTDETWQSLVIEADGPVMVEFWAPWCGPCRIIHPVIAELSTEYGGKLKCFMLNTDESPSTVTKYGIRSIPTIIIFKNGEKKDAIIGAVPKTTLISNIKKFL